The Isorropodon fossajaponicum endosymbiont JTNG4 genome segment GATGTGACCAATACTAGATTTAACGCTAAAGTCCTTACCTAAAAACTTTCCAATGGTTTTAGCTTTGGCAGGGGACTCAACAATAACAAGATTTTTTGCCATTATTGAATGGTGTGATTGTCATCAAGAAACACGATGGATTCTAGCCATTGCGCTGATGTTTCGCCATCAACACTATTGCCTAATACCATCATCACTACCCATTTAAGATCTTCTAAAGAGATACTAGCATCGCCCAATGACATGATTTGATCAATAATCATCTCGCGCTGATTAGCATCTAGTTGGCCAATATTTTCCATAAACAGCAAAAAGCCTCTAGATTTAGTGCTGAGTTTTATTTTTTCAGACTCAGTATAAATACGCATACCGGCTTGATAAGTCGTCTTGAATGGCTTGATTTTGCCATCTTGAATGGTGGTGATGTTTTCTAGCCAACTAAGCACCTTATCAATGTGCATTGTATCAAATCCAATGTCTGAAAGATGTGCTCTTAACTCGGTATCATCAATTTCATGGGTAGAATCTTGCTCTGCCTCTTCAAAAAGATAATCAAACATATAAGTTAGAACATCAAGAATGTTATTTGTCATAAAAATCTCACTTAGTTAGTACGTAGCCTGATCCTGTCATTTTAGCCACCTTGTTTTCAAGCTCAAGTAATAAAAGCGCTTGGGTAATTATCTGTGGGCTAAGGTTGGTTTTTTCAACCAGCTTATCAACCGTCACCGCATTATAACTCAGACATTTTAATAGCATAGCATCTGTTTTATCTACATTTTTTGCATAAGTAGCTTCTTTTTTAAGTAAAACCGACAAGCCTAGCCCTTTGGGTAGCTCGGATAATATATCTTCAATATTGTCAGTTAGCTTAGAACCTTGCTTAATAAGTTGATGGTAGCCCTTTGATAATGGATTGTGAATTGAACTAGGTATTGTAGCATTTTTTAAATATGGGTATAAAAAACGATGCAATATTAACCCTTAACAAGACAACAAATATAAGGCTGTCGAATTAAGTCATGGTAAAATTGAGAGATTTTATCATAAAGATATTCATTATGAAGCAAAAGAGAACCTTTCAACCGAGTGTCATCAAACGTAAACGTACACACGGTTTCAGATCAAGAATGAGCACCAAATCAGGTCGTGCTGTGATTAATGCACGTAGAAAAAAAAGGCGTAAGCGTTTAGCAGCTTAGCTAATTTAAGTGTCCCTTAGGCTAACACACAACTTAAGAATTTTAAAACCCTTTGATTATAAAGCTATTTTTAATCATGGCAAAATGACCAAAGGGCGATACTGGCAAATCATCGCACGAAAAATTGACACACCCACACCACGCCTTGGACTTGCCATTGCAAAAAAAGTTCATAAATTAGCTGTTGATAGAAATAGAGCCAAAAGAATGGCACGCGAAACCTTTAGAACACATCAAAATGACTTAAATCATTGGGAGTTTGTAGTAATGGCAAGGCATTCAAAGCCCGCTAAAAACTCTATAATGACTGATGACTTGCTACATTTATTCAAAAAAATAACCACTCATTAATGCGTTACTTACTCTTAATGCCCATTAAATTTTACCAACTATTTATTAGCCCCTTATTGGGTTCTAATTGTCGTTTTCAGCCAACTTGCTCGCAGTATTCCTATGACGCAATCCAAGCGCATGGCTTTTTTAAGGGGCTTGGTCTTAGTTTAAAACGTATTGGTAAGTGTCATCCATGGCATGATGGTGGGTTTGATCCCGTACCAAAAAAATAATGCTACTCTTAAATTAATTAACAATCTTATGAACAACCAAAAATTCTTTCTCATTGCTGCTATTTTTTTAAGTATTTTTCTCTTATGGGACAAGTGGGAGGTAACACATGCAGTGGGTGCAAACGGTAATTTAATCAGCCAAACCAAAATTAAAAGTGCTAGTACGACAAACGATTCCTTAGCAAATCAGAACTTAGACGTGCCCAGTGTTACAAATCGTAATGCTGAATTAGACCTTCCTAATGCTGTTGCAAAAAATCAAGGCCCATTTACAACGGTCACAACAGATTTACTAACCTTAGAGATTAGCCACAAGGGTGGCACTATCCAAAATGCATGGCTTAATGATTATCCAATAGAGATTAATTCTGAGCAAAAGTTTCAGCTGCTTAGTGATAAAACTGGTGAAATATTCCAAGCACAAAGTGGTTTATTGCCGCAAGGACAAATGCCTACTCACCACTCAATATTTAGTTCAAAAAATAGCCACTA includes the following:
- a CDS encoding DUF494 family protein, which gives rise to MTNNILDVLTYMFDYLFEEAEQDSTHEIDDTELRAHLSDIGFDTMHIDKVLSWLENITTIQDGKIKPFKTTYQAGMRIYTESEKIKLSTKSRGFLLFMENIGQLDANQREMIIDQIMSLGDASISLEDLKWVVMMVLGNSVDGETSAQWLESIVFLDDNHTIQ
- the rpmH gene encoding 50S ribosomal protein L34; this encodes MKQKRTFQPSVIKRKRTHGFRSRMSTKSGRAVINARRKKRRKRLAA
- the rnpA gene encoding ribonuclease P protein component — protein: MSLRLTHNLRILKPFDYKAIFNHGKMTKGRYWQIIARKIDTPTPRLGLAIAKKVHKLAVDRNRAKRMARETFRTHQNDLNHWEFVVMARHSKPAKNSIMTDDLLHLFKKITTH
- the yidD gene encoding membrane protein insertion efficiency factor YidD produces the protein MPIKFYQLFISPLLGSNCRFQPTCSQYSYDAIQAHGFFKGLGLSLKRIGKCHPWHDGGFDPVPKK